Proteins encoded within one genomic window of Oryza brachyantha chromosome 7, ObraRS2, whole genome shotgun sequence:
- the LOC102715410 gene encoding uncharacterized protein LOC102715410, whose translation MAVPSSPSSPPERRRNWLRGNRKQQIIAEYLAGARATLAAAAQDEGGGDDAAAAAALGLVDDVLEMSPRMEAALELRARWLLALRRYRDVADMLRDYIPSCTKTCPGDDATTATSSSSSSCSSGNLVGASRTELLSPGRDRSDAASGATRFLCCFDISELKHRVVAGFSKNTTAETQWRYLILGQACFHLGLMEDAAALLQTGRRLASAAFRRESVCWSEDSFSPSNLTANAMSVPASRRASKSGAASGTVPSDAESVSQLLAHVKLLLRRRAAAVAALDAGLPAEAVRHFSKVLDARRGVLPHPFATACLVGRAEAFRSSGRPADAIADCNRALALDPAFIPALRSRADLLEAVGALSDCLRDLEHLKLLYDAALRDGKLPGPTWRPQGGVRFSEIAGAHRALTLRIKQLRGRVAAGEACSVDYYALLGVQRGCTRSELERAHLLLTLKLRPDRCASFAERLELVDEHRDLVAVRDQARMSALSLYRMLQKGYSFIMSVVQDEEAVERQRAKDAAAAAAAAAAAAAALATAAASAREQEETAAVPEKPKFSSVPIANVEVKIQVPQAAAAAAMVAAATSSPVFQGVFCRDMAVVGSLLSRGGFDRPMPVKCEAMSC comes from the exons ATGGCGGTGCCCTCCTCACCGTCTTCCCCtccggagaggaggaggaattgGCTCCGCGGGAACCGAAAG CAGCAGATCATCGCCGAGtacctcgccggcgcgcgggCAActctcgccgcggcggcgcaggacgagggaggcggcgatgacgcggcggcggcggcggcgcttggACTAGTGGACGATGTACTGGAGATGTCGCCGCGCATGGAGGCGGCCTTGGAGCTCCGGGCGCGCTGGCTCCTCGCGCTCCGGCGCTACCGCGACGTCGCCGACATGCTTCGCGACTACATCCCCAGCTGCACCAAGACTTGCCCCGGCGATGACGCCACCACGGccacttcctcctcctcgtcctcctgctCATCAGGCAACCTGGTCGGCGCCTCCCGCACGGAGTTGCTATCCCCTGGCCGTGACCGCTCCGACGCTGCCTCCGGGGCGACCCGCTTCCTCTGCTGCTTCGACATTTCCGAGCTGAAGCaccgtgtcgtcgccggctTCTCCAAGAACACCACTGCCGAGACCCAGTGGAGATACTTGATCTTGGGCCAAGCTTGCTTCCACCTCGGATTAATggaggacgccgccgcgctgctccaGACCGGGCGTCGCCTCGCCTCGGCGGCGTTCCGACGGGAGAGCGTGTGCTGGTCGGAGGACAGCTTCTCCCCTTCCAACCTGACGGCCAACGCCATGTCCGTGCCGGCCAGCCGAAGAGCCTCCAAGTCCGGCGCGGCGTCAGGAACAGTGCCAAGCGACGCGGAGTCGGTGTCGCAGCTCCTCGCGCACGTGAAGCTCCTGctccgccggcgcgccgccgcggtggcggcgctggaCGCTGGCCTCCCTGCCGAGGCCGTGCGCCATTTCTCCAAGGTGCTCGACGCACGCCGTGGCGTGCTCCCGCACCCTTTCGCCACCGCTTGCCTCGTCGGACGCGCCGAGGCGTTCCGCTCGTCGGGGCGACCAGCCGACGCCATTGCCGACTGCAACCGCGCCCTCGCACTTGACCCGGCGTTCATCCCGGCGCTCCGCTCGCGCGCCGACCTTCTCGAGGCGGTGGGGGCACTCAGTGACTGCCTCCGCGACCTTGAACACCTCAAGCTACTCTACGACGCCGCGCTACGCGACGGCAAGCTGCCCGGGCCGACGTGGCGGCCTCAGGGCGGCGTTCGCTTCAGTGAGATCGCCGGCGCGCACCGCGCGCTCACCCTGCGCATAAAGCAGCTCCGCGGGCgcgtggccgccggcgaggcgtgCAGCGTGGATTACTACGCCCTCCTCGGTGTGCAGCGTGGGTGCACGCGGTCGGAGCTGGAGCGCGCGCACCTCCTCCTGACGCTCAAGCTGAGGCCCGACCGATGCGCGTCGTTCGCCGAGAGGCTGGAGCTCGTGGACGAACACCGCGACCTGGTGGCCGTGCGCGACCAGGCGCGCATGTCGGCGCTGTCCCTGTACCGAATGCTGCAGAAGGGCTACTCCTTCATCATGTCCGTCGTGCAGGACGAGGAGGCCGTAGAGAGGCAGAGGGCcaaggacgccgccgccgccgccgccgcagcagctgctgctgctgctgccttggCCACCGCTGCAGCGTCGGCGCGGGAGCAAGAAGAGACAGCCGCCGTGCCGGAGAAGCCCAAGTTCAGCAGTGTGCCTATCGCGAATGTTGAGGTCAAAATTCAGGTTCctcaggcagcagcagcagcggccatggtcgcggcggcgacgagcagtCCGGTGTTCCAGGGCGTGTTCTGCCGCGACATGGCGGTGGTCGGGAGCCTGCTGTCCCGCGGCGGGTTCGACCGGCCGATGCCGGTGAAGTGTGAGGCGATGAGCTGCTGA